The following are encoded together in the bacterium genome:
- a CDS encoding alpha/beta fold hydrolase: protein MTTVDGVDLHFVEAGPPDGAPVVLLHGFPEHWIGWRRQIPALAAAGLRVVAPDQRGYHRSGKPAGVGAYDLDRLAGDVLALADHLRLDPLQVVGHDWGASVAWWIATTHPQRLRRMAVLNAPHPLLWRRAMRHNPRQRRKSWYVYALALPGLPERVLRAGDFRALARSLVDSSRPGTFGDADLAAYRRAWAQPGALTAMINWYRALLRKRLPATLPLIDVETLMIWGLDDRFGDRAVAEESIALCRHGRAEYLAGASHWVQHEEPARVNELLLAFLGA from the coding sequence ATGACCACGGTCGACGGGGTCGATCTGCATTTCGTCGAGGCCGGACCGCCGGATGGCGCGCCGGTCGTCCTGCTGCACGGCTTTCCCGAGCACTGGATCGGCTGGCGCCGGCAGATCCCGGCCCTCGCCGCCGCCGGCTTGCGCGTCGTCGCCCCCGATCAGCGCGGCTATCACCGCTCCGGCAAGCCCGCCGGCGTCGGCGCCTACGATCTCGACCGCCTCGCCGGCGACGTCCTCGCCCTCGCCGACCACCTCCGACTCGATCCGCTGCAGGTCGTCGGACACGACTGGGGCGCCTCCGTCGCCTGGTGGATCGCCACGACGCACCCGCAGCGCCTGCGCCGCATGGCCGTGCTCAACGCCCCACACCCCCTGCTCTGGCGCCGCGCCATGCGGCACAACCCGCGGCAGCGGCGGAAGAGCTGGTACGTGTACGCGCTGGCCCTGCCCGGCCTGCCCGAGCGGGTGCTGCGCGCCGGCGACTTCCGGGCGCTGGCGCGCAGCCTGGTCGATTCGAGCCGTCCGGGCACGTTCGGCGACGCCGATCTCGCCGCCTATCGCCGGGCGTGGGCGCAGCCCGGGGCGCTGACGGCGATGATCAACTGGTACCGCGCCCTGCTGCGCAAGCGCCTGCCCGCCACGCTGCCGCTCATCGACGTCGAGACGCTGATGATCTGGGGCCTCGACGACCGATTCGGCGACCGCGCCGTCGCCGAGGAGAGCATCGCGCTCTGTCGCCACGGCCGCGCCGAATACCTCGCCGGCGCCTCGCACTGGGTCCAGCACGAGGAACCGGCGCGGGTGAACGAGCTGCTGCTCGCCTTCCTGGGCGCCTGA